In the genome of Candidatus Zixiibacteriota bacterium, one region contains:
- a CDS encoding KamA family radical SAM protein, with translation MRVTYRDGVSRRGRPRSVLNLNKTPLTDREKDKLRTVMRRYAFRANDYYLRLIDWSDPDDPIRRLVIPHEREMEFWGELDASREGRITVQKGVQHKYRSTVLLLVTDSCNSFCRYCFRKRLFMDGNNEAWHDLSPGLEYIRQHPEVDNVLLSGGDPLILGTAKLEKIVSALRRIDHIRVIRIGTKMPAFNPFRILNDDSLLAMFKKYSLPDRRIYLMCHFDHPRELTPEAREAIRLVIDSGVICLNQNPIIRGISDRPEVMSELWNELSHMGVSQYYVFQGRPTAGNIAYEVPIVKAFRAIEKAKQRCSGLAKRIRYVMSHESGKVEIVGVDYRRIYLKYHQARNERDNQRMFICLRDDQAYWLDQLKPEGGYENKYQDRDQNYRPYS, from the coding sequence ATGCGTGTGACATATAGAGATGGGGTATCGCGGAGAGGAAGACCCCGGTCAGTACTCAACCTTAACAAAACACCACTGACCGACCGTGAGAAAGACAAGCTCCGCACGGTGATGAGGAGATATGCCTTTCGGGCCAATGACTACTATCTGAGGTTAATCGACTGGTCGGACCCGGATGATCCCATTCGGCGACTGGTGATTCCTCACGAACGAGAGATGGAATTCTGGGGTGAACTGGATGCTTCGCGTGAGGGTCGTATAACGGTTCAGAAGGGGGTCCAGCACAAGTATCGTTCCACGGTCCTGTTGCTGGTTACAGATTCATGCAATTCCTTCTGCCGTTATTGCTTTCGCAAGCGTCTCTTCATGGACGGCAACAATGAGGCTTGGCACGACTTGAGCCCTGGACTGGAGTACATCCGTCAACATCCCGAGGTGGACAATGTGTTGCTGAGTGGAGGGGATCCGCTTATACTCGGCACAGCAAAACTTGAGAAAATCGTTAGTGCCCTGCGTCGGATTGATCATATTCGGGTTATCCGTATTGGCACCAAGATGCCTGCTTTCAATCCGTTCAGGATACTCAATGATGACTCCCTGCTGGCGATGTTCAAAAAATACTCTTTGCCCGATCGGCGTATCTACCTGATGTGCCACTTCGATCACCCACGGGAGTTGACCCCTGAAGCCCGTGAAGCAATTCGACTCGTGATCGACAGCGGCGTTATCTGCCTTAACCAGAATCCCATTATCCGAGGTATCTCCGACCGACCGGAAGTGATGTCGGAGCTGTGGAATGAACTGTCACACATGGGCGTGTCACAGTATTACGTCTTTCAGGGGCGTCCTACAGCAGGGAATATCGCCTACGAAGTACCCATTGTTAAGGCGTTCCGTGCCATTGAAAAGGCCAAGCAACGCTGCTCCGGTCTGGCCAAACGCATCAGGTATGTCATGTCGCATGAATCAGGGAAGGTCGAGATTGTGGGGGTCGATTATCGGCGAATCTATCTCAAATATCACCAGGCCAGGAACGAGCGCGATAACCAGCGGATGTTCATTTGCCTACGCGATGACCAAGCTTACTGGCTGGACCAGCTCAAGCCTGAAGGAGGGTACGAGAACAAGTACCAGGATCGAGACCAAAACTACCGGCCATACTCGTGA